From one Tetragenococcus osmophilus genomic stretch:
- a CDS encoding PolC-type DNA polymerase III: MSKEKESFEILLDQIDLDETMRENPLIKQGEIKQVIVHKQSKSWTFVLAFEQILPVMLYQNFRQNLEMAFQDIASVSMRIETNDGQFDEKLLQEYWPVVLADQNCSTPFVQQVLKSQQPFMEERKIILPISNEAIIPNLQQQYLPMIEKLYQSFGFTKFRIKPQLDQKQADENKEQLEAMQKQQQEAFMQQAAESIASHKQQRQEKKQEKQPTEGPVTLGRSIPSDEMVTPMEDILEEERRVTIQGYVFDKEVRELRSGRQLLILKITDYTSSFVAKKFSNGEKDEQVFDSLQKGSWLKIRGSIQEDTFMRDLVMNAQDLTEVKHEERKDYAKEGEKRVELHLHSNMSTMDATNSVTELVEQAGKWGHDAIALTDHGGAQAFPEAHQAGEKNGVKIIYGVEANVVDDGVEVAYSPQDVSLSDATYVIFDVETTGLSAVYDSIIELAAVKMHKGNVEDTFEEFIDPGHPLSNTTVNLTGITDEMVRGSKSEEEVLQSFHEFAEGTILVAHNASFDMGFLNMSYKRNNIPEASNPVIDTLELARFLHPEFKRFGLGVLTKKFGVALEQHHRAVYDAEATGHLAWIFVKEAMEDHEMYLHKDLNRHVGGANSLKAARPFHASILVKTQKGLKNLFKLISMSNVKYFHDKQPRIPRSELVKYREGLLIGTACDKGEVFVAMMQKGYEEAKELAKFYDYLEIMPKAVYAPLVEQELVKSEKDLKDIIAKLVKIGEELDKPVVASGDVHYINEEDAVYRKILINSMGGANPLNRHTLPDVHFRTTDEMLTEFQFLGEEKAKEVVVNNPQAINDSCEVVIPVKDKLYTPKIPGSEEEITNLSYSKAKELYGDPLPEIVEKRLERELESIIGNGFSVIYLISQKLVLKSNKDGYLVGSRGSVGSSLVATMTGITEVNPLAPHYHCPECRYSEFYEDGSYGSGFDMPEKNCPECGARLKKDGHDIPFETFLGFNGDKVPDIDLNFSGDYQPTAHNYTKELFGEDYVFRAGTIGTVADKTAFGFVKGYERDYNLNFRNAEVDRLAKGATGVKRTTGQHPGGIIVIPDYMDVYDFTPIQYPADDLNAEWRTTHFDFHSIHDNVLKLDILGHDDPTVIRMLQDLSGIDPQTIPTDDPEVMRIFEGTEVLGVTPEQIYSKTATLGIPEFGTRFVRGMLEETSPSTFAELLQISGLSHGTDVWLGNADELVRKGIADLAHVIGCRDDIMVYLMHAGLDAGLAFQIMEHVRKGRGIPDEWQEEMKKYDVPDWYIDSCLKIKYMFPKAHAAAYVLMALRVAYFKVYFPILYYCAYFSVRADDFDLVSMCKGKDAVKERMKEITDKGNDASAKEKNLLTVLELCNEMLERGYEFGMIDLYKSDAVNFVIEDNKLIAPFRAVPSLGTNVAKQIVKAREDGPFLSKEDLANRAKVSKTLIDYMSDNGVLNDLPDENQLSLFDML; encoded by the coding sequence TTACCTGTAATGCTTTACCAAAATTTTCGTCAAAACTTAGAAATGGCCTTTCAAGACATTGCTTCTGTTTCTATGCGAATTGAAACAAATGATGGTCAATTTGACGAAAAATTATTACAAGAATATTGGCCGGTGGTTTTAGCTGATCAAAATTGTTCGACTCCTTTTGTTCAACAGGTGTTAAAGAGTCAGCAGCCTTTTATGGAAGAACGGAAAATTATTTTACCGATTTCCAATGAGGCAATAATCCCTAATTTGCAGCAGCAATATTTACCTATGATCGAAAAGCTTTACCAATCTTTTGGCTTTACAAAGTTTCGTATCAAACCACAGTTGGACCAAAAACAAGCTGACGAAAATAAAGAACAACTTGAAGCGATGCAAAAGCAACAGCAAGAAGCTTTCATGCAACAAGCAGCTGAATCAATAGCGTCACATAAACAACAAAGACAAGAGAAAAAACAAGAAAAACAACCAACGGAAGGTCCGGTTACTTTAGGTCGTTCCATTCCTTCAGATGAGATGGTTACTCCGATGGAAGATATACTTGAAGAAGAACGGCGAGTGACAATCCAAGGATATGTTTTTGATAAAGAAGTGCGTGAGTTACGCTCAGGTAGGCAGCTACTGATTTTAAAAATTACAGATTATACTTCTTCATTTGTGGCCAAAAAATTCTCTAATGGTGAAAAGGATGAGCAAGTATTTGATTCCTTACAAAAGGGTAGTTGGTTGAAGATACGTGGAAGTATTCAAGAAGATACTTTCATGCGAGATTTAGTCATGAATGCCCAAGACTTAACGGAAGTAAAACACGAAGAACGTAAGGATTATGCTAAAGAAGGAGAAAAAAGAGTAGAATTACATCTTCATTCCAATATGAGCACGATGGATGCGACAAATAGTGTCACTGAGTTAGTTGAACAAGCGGGGAAGTGGGGACATGATGCTATTGCCCTTACTGATCACGGTGGTGCTCAAGCTTTTCCAGAAGCCCATCAAGCTGGAGAAAAAAATGGAGTAAAAATTATATATGGCGTGGAAGCAAATGTCGTGGATGACGGGGTTGAAGTGGCTTATAGTCCGCAAGATGTTTCGCTTTCTGACGCTACTTATGTGATTTTTGACGTTGAAACGACTGGACTTTCAGCTGTTTATGATTCAATTATTGAATTAGCGGCGGTAAAAATGCATAAAGGAAATGTCGAAGACACATTTGAAGAGTTTATCGATCCGGGGCATCCGCTTTCTAATACAACGGTTAATTTAACTGGAATTACTGATGAAATGGTGCGTGGTTCTAAGTCTGAAGAAGAAGTTCTTCAATCATTTCATGAATTTGCTGAAGGGACAATTTTGGTTGCGCATAACGCTTCTTTTGATATGGGCTTTTTAAATATGAGTTACAAACGTAATAATATTCCTGAAGCAAGCAATCCGGTTATTGATACATTAGAATTAGCACGTTTTTTACATCCAGAGTTCAAACGTTTTGGTTTAGGTGTATTAACCAAAAAATTCGGTGTAGCTTTAGAACAGCATCACCGTGCTGTCTATGACGCAGAGGCTACGGGTCATTTAGCTTGGATTTTTGTTAAAGAGGCTATGGAAGATCACGAGATGTATTTACATAAAGATTTGAACCGCCATGTAGGTGGTGCTAATTCTTTGAAAGCTGCTCGTCCTTTTCATGCTAGTATTTTAGTTAAAACTCAAAAAGGACTGAAAAATTTATTTAAATTAATTTCCATGTCCAATGTCAAATATTTCCACGACAAACAGCCACGAATTCCACGTTCTGAGTTGGTCAAGTATCGGGAAGGTTTATTGATTGGAACAGCTTGTGATAAAGGAGAAGTCTTTGTTGCAATGATGCAAAAAGGCTATGAAGAAGCTAAAGAACTGGCAAAATTCTATGATTATCTCGAAATCATGCCTAAAGCCGTTTATGCTCCCCTGGTGGAACAAGAACTAGTAAAAAGTGAAAAAGACTTAAAAGATATTATTGCTAAGTTAGTAAAAATTGGGGAAGAATTGGATAAGCCAGTCGTTGCTTCAGGCGATGTGCATTATATAAATGAAGAAGATGCTGTTTATCGTAAAATTTTGATTAATTCAATGGGTGGAGCTAACCCGCTAAATCGGCATACTCTTCCAGATGTTCACTTCCGTACGACGGATGAAATGCTCACTGAATTCCAATTTTTAGGTGAAGAAAAAGCTAAAGAAGTCGTCGTTAACAATCCTCAAGCGATCAATGACAGCTGTGAAGTAGTTATTCCAGTAAAAGATAAATTGTATACTCCCAAAATTCCTGGCTCAGAGGAAGAAATTACAAATTTGAGTTATTCCAAAGCAAAAGAATTATATGGTGATCCTTTGCCAGAAATCGTTGAAAAGCGCTTGGAAAGAGAGCTTGAATCAATTATTGGGAATGGTTTTTCTGTTATTTATTTAATTTCACAAAAATTAGTATTAAAGAGTAATAAAGATGGTTACTTAGTTGGTTCGAGAGGTTCCGTTGGTTCAAGTCTAGTAGCTACTATGACAGGAATTACTGAAGTAAATCCTTTAGCTCCTCATTATCATTGCCCAGAGTGTCGGTACTCAGAATTCTATGAAGACGGTTCGTACGGTTCTGGTTTTGATATGCCAGAAAAGAACTGTCCAGAATGTGGGGCACGTTTGAAAAAAGATGGTCATGATATTCCATTTGAAACCTTCTTAGGATTTAACGGGGACAAAGTTCCTGATATTGATTTGAACTTTTCTGGAGATTATCAACCTACCGCACATAATTACACGAAAGAATTATTTGGTGAAGACTATGTTTTTCGGGCTGGAACAATAGGTACTGTGGCAGATAAAACAGCTTTTGGTTTTGTAAAAGGCTATGAACGTGACTATAATTTGAATTTCAGAAACGCTGAAGTTGATCGTTTAGCCAAAGGGGCGACTGGCGTTAAGCGAACCACCGGACAACATCCCGGCGGTATTATTGTTATTCCTGATTATATGGATGTTTACGATTTTACACCTATTCAATATCCGGCCGATGATTTAAATGCTGAGTGGCGTACGACACACTTTGATTTCCACTCTATTCATGATAATGTTTTGAAACTGGATATTTTAGGTCATGATGATCCGACGGTTATCCGGATGTTACAAGATTTGTCCGGAATAGACCCACAAACAATTCCTACAGATGACCCAGAAGTCATGCGGATTTTTGAAGGAACAGAAGTATTAGGGGTGACTCCTGAACAAATTTACTCAAAAACCGCTACACTAGGAATTCCTGAATTTGGGACCCGTTTTGTACGGGGGATGTTAGAAGAAACAAGCCCTTCAACTTTTGCTGAATTGCTACAAATTTCTGGTTTATCACACGGAACAGACGTATGGCTGGGAAATGCTGATGAGCTTGTGCGCAAAGGAATAGCTGATTTAGCTCATGTTATTGGTTGCCGTGATGACATCATGGTTTACTTAATGCATGCGGGACTGGATGCAGGGCTTGCTTTCCAAATTATGGAGCATGTCCGTAAAGGTCGCGGTATTCCGGATGAATGGCAAGAAGAAATGAAGAAGTACGATGTTCCAGACTGGTATATCGATTCTTGTTTAAAAATCAAATATATGTTTCCTAAAGCCCATGCTGCAGCTTATGTATTGATGGCTTTACGTGTTGCTTATTTTAAAGTATACTTCCCGATTCTTTACTATTGTGCTTATTTTTCTGTACGTGCAGATGACTTTGATTTAGTGTCTATGTGTAAAGGAAAAGATGCTGTTAAAGAACGTATGAAAGAAATTACAGATAAAGGAAATGACGCTTCGGCTAAAGAAAAGAACTTACTGACTGTTCTTGAATTGTGTAATGAAATGTTGGAACGTGGTTACGAATTTGGCATGATTGATTTATACAAATCAGACGCAGTTAATTTTGTTATTGAAGATAACAAATTGATTGCACCATTTAGAGCTGTACCTAGTTTAGGTACTAACGTGGCCAAACAAATTGTAAAAGCACGAGAAGACGGGCCATTTCTTTCAAAAGAAGATCTTGCTAACCGCGCTAAGGTTTCTAAGACTTTGATCGATTATATGTCGGATAATGGGGTTTTAAATGATTTACCTGATGAAAACCAATTATCCTTGTTTGATATGTTATAA
- the recX gene encoding recombination regulator RecX: MYTVTSIQKLKGTFYQVTIDHQEKIKVSEDLLVRFRLLKGSELSEEQMADVKEQASYDFGLQEALNYISYQLRTEKEVRTYLQNKEIPLEDRHKIVTRLKELGVLNDQTYAVSYVRTQIRLSDKGPANLTQQLRKKGVQDDLIAEAMELYTPELQAEIAANTAVKGLKKIRGKSHHETLQKLRLNLIKKGFNQDIAQQAIEGLDYEIDESQEWETLQKEGQKLLKRDRSNDSSKKKMKLKQKLYQKGFTVDMIQKFIDEEVLDEK; encoded by the coding sequence ATGTATACTGTAACAAGTATTCAAAAACTAAAAGGTACTTTTTACCAAGTCACCATCGATCATCAAGAAAAAATCAAAGTTTCAGAAGATCTTCTGGTTCGCTTTCGTTTATTAAAAGGAAGTGAACTATCAGAAGAGCAAATGGCAGATGTTAAAGAACAAGCAAGTTATGATTTTGGTCTGCAAGAAGCTTTGAATTATATTAGTTATCAATTACGGACGGAAAAAGAAGTTCGCACATATTTGCAAAATAAAGAGATTCCTTTAGAAGATCGGCATAAAATCGTCACTCGTTTAAAAGAGCTTGGCGTCTTAAATGACCAGACTTATGCGGTGAGTTACGTGCGGACACAAATTCGTTTAAGTGATAAAGGACCAGCTAATTTAACTCAACAGTTACGAAAAAAAGGGGTTCAAGATGATCTGATTGCTGAAGCTATGGAACTATATACACCTGAGTTACAAGCAGAAATTGCTGCTAACACTGCAGTGAAAGGATTAAAAAAAATCCGAGGAAAGAGTCATCATGAGACCTTACAAAAGTTACGATTAAATTTAATAAAAAAAGGTTTTAATCAAGATATTGCCCAACAAGCTATTGAAGGTCTTGATTATGAAATTGATGAATCACAAGAGTGGGAAACTCTGCAAAAAGAAGGCCAAAAATTGTTAAAACGAGATCGCTCTAATGATTCTTCTAAGAAAAAAATGAAGCTTAAGCAAAAATTATATCAAAAAGGGTTTACTGTAGATATGATTCAAAAATTTATTGATGAGGAAGTTTTAGATGAAAAGTAA
- a CDS encoding GNAT family N-acetyltransferase yields the protein MYTLHTNNTLSPIYKDALAIRKEVFIKEQQVPPKREIDTDEEQAIHFVLYNTQDTPVATVRFLDAGDSTVKVQRMAVAKSARKNGYGKIIMQEMENYIKKTTYQKITLGAQISARDFYHHLGYQEEGEIFWDAGIQHITMVKFVH from the coding sequence ATGTACACACTACACACTAATAATACTTTAAGTCCCATTTATAAAGATGCGCTTGCTATTAGAAAAGAAGTTTTTATAAAAGAACAGCAAGTTCCACCTAAGCGAGAAATAGATACTGATGAAGAACAAGCTATCCATTTTGTTTTATACAACACACAAGATACACCTGTGGCTACTGTACGTTTCCTCGATGCTGGTGATAGCACGGTTAAAGTACAACGCATGGCTGTGGCAAAAAGTGCACGTAAAAATGGCTACGGTAAGATTATAATGCAAGAAATGGAAAATTATATCAAAAAAACAACTTACCAAAAGATTACTTTAGGTGCACAAATTTCTGCCCGTGATTTTTACCATCATTTAGGTTATCAAGAAGAAGGAGAAATTTTTTGGGATGCTGGGATACAACATATCACCATGGTAAAATTTGTCCATTAA
- a CDS encoding hemolysin family protein yields MNADPGSQSLIAQILLLLFLTIVNAFLAASEIAVVSINKSRIEQQADEGDKKAQKLLHTLKDPTNFLSTIQVGITLVNILSGASLASQLAQRLSPYLGGGAAATSIANILMVILLTYISIVFGELYPKRIAMSKTEEVAKFAAGIIRTIGKIAKPFVWLLSASTNLLARMTPMEFDDEDSKMTRDEMRYMMETEGVFEDEELSMLQGVFSLDTKVAREVMVPRTDAYMVDINDNVSEVIEDILKQNYSRIPIFNEEKDKVVGILHTKNLLKGAYKQGFDNIDLLSLLQEPLFVPETVFIDDLLYEMKKTQSQMAILLDEYGGVVGIATLEDLLEEIVGEIDDETDEVETLYKKVSDSEYIIQGGMLIDEFNEAFETTLHMSDVDTMAGYLITALGEIPEEGEKLTFDVDNLTLVSEQTEGSRVLKIRVIFHDPSETEGVEPEEDRRFFRKEFEDDEPRR; encoded by the coding sequence ATGAATGCTGACCCCGGGAGTCAGTCGCTGATAGCGCAAATATTGCTATTACTTTTTTTAACGATCGTGAATGCTTTTTTAGCAGCTTCAGAGATCGCTGTAGTTTCAATTAATAAAAGTCGTATCGAGCAACAAGCAGATGAAGGAGATAAAAAAGCCCAAAAACTTTTACATACGTTAAAAGACCCAACGAATTTCTTATCAACGATTCAAGTGGGTATTACTTTAGTTAATATTTTGTCTGGTGCTTCTCTTGCTTCACAATTAGCACAACGACTTTCACCTTATTTAGGTGGTGGAGCCGCAGCAACAAGTATCGCAAATATTCTTATGGTTATACTATTGACTTATATTTCGATTGTATTTGGTGAATTGTACCCTAAACGAATTGCCATGAGTAAAACTGAAGAAGTAGCAAAATTTGCTGCTGGCATTATTCGTACAATCGGAAAAATTGCAAAGCCATTTGTTTGGCTGCTATCAGCATCGACGAATTTGCTTGCTCGAATGACCCCAATGGAATTCGATGACGAAGATAGTAAAATGACGCGGGATGAGATGCGTTATATGATGGAAACAGAAGGTGTCTTTGAAGATGAGGAATTATCCATGCTTCAAGGCGTTTTTTCCCTAGATACCAAAGTTGCCCGTGAGGTAATGGTTCCTCGTACTGACGCATATATGGTGGATATCAATGATAATGTAAGTGAGGTTATTGAAGATATCTTAAAGCAAAACTATTCCCGAATCCCAATTTTTAACGAAGAAAAGGATAAAGTCGTGGGCATTTTGCACACAAAGAATTTATTAAAAGGGGCATATAAACAAGGGTTTGATAATATCGACTTACTTTCGTTATTACAAGAACCTCTATTTGTACCAGAGACCGTTTTTATCGATGATTTATTATATGAAATGAAAAAAACACAAAGCCAAATGGCGATTTTACTAGATGAGTATGGTGGCGTTGTAGGAATTGCGACACTAGAAGATTTATTAGAAGAAATCGTCGGTGAAATTGATGATGAAACAGATGAAGTAGAAACCTTGTATAAAAAAGTTTCTGATTCAGAATATATTATCCAAGGCGGAATGCTAATTGATGAGTTTAACGAAGCTTTTGAAACGACCCTACATATGTCGGATGTAGATACGATGGCTGGTTACTTAATTACAGCTTTGGGAGAAATTCCAGAAGAAGGAGAAAAACTTACTTTCGATGTGGATAATTTAACTCTTGTATCAGAACAGACAGAAGGATCGCGTGTTTTGAAAATCCGTGTGATTTTTCATGATCCATCTGAAACTGAGGGAGTAGAGCCTGAAGAGGACCGGCGTTTTTTCCGTAAAGAGTTTGAAGATGACGAACCACGTCGTTAA
- the mutY gene encoding A/G-specific adenine glycosylase, whose product MKSKMWDEQTIQAFQTTLLNWYHRNKRNLPWRADTDPYKVWISEIMLQQTRVDTVIDYYYRFMEEFPTIKALAQADEEKLLKVWQGLGYYSRARNLKVAANQIQEEFDGKFPNTVKEIRSLKGIGPYTAGAISSISFGLPEPAIDGNVMRVISRLFGIEEDITKASTYKIFDQILREIISHEQPGDMNQALMEVGATVSTPSAMECPAWLKPFCYACAHNEHDKFPVKTKKAKPKDVYYLAGVIENANHEYLVIQRPENGLLAKMWHFPLEEVEAKKYQELKQFWQKEVSNQISLDLVAEDEDIAPSIFNDWPIVWQKRHFGEVTHVFSHLKWHVLIFYGRSKSEFTPENGQWLTEESFSSVAFPKIQQKIRQQFNKSHKVDGDL is encoded by the coding sequence ATGAAAAGTAAGATGTGGGATGAACAGACCATTCAGGCTTTTCAAACAACATTATTAAATTGGTACCATCGTAATAAAAGAAATTTACCTTGGCGGGCTGATACTGATCCATATAAAGTATGGATTTCAGAAATTATGTTGCAACAAACACGAGTGGATACTGTAATTGATTATTACTATCGCTTTATGGAAGAGTTTCCTACCATTAAAGCGTTAGCCCAAGCAGATGAAGAAAAGTTATTAAAAGTTTGGCAAGGGTTAGGTTATTACTCAAGAGCTAGGAATTTAAAAGTAGCGGCAAACCAAATTCAGGAAGAATTTGACGGGAAATTTCCAAACACAGTGAAAGAAATACGTAGTTTAAAAGGCATCGGTCCTTATACAGCTGGTGCTATTTCTAGTATATCTTTTGGCTTACCTGAGCCTGCTATTGATGGCAATGTGATGCGTGTGATCAGCCGATTATTTGGTATTGAAGAAGATATAACAAAAGCAAGTACTTATAAGATATTTGATCAAATTCTTCGTGAAATTATATCGCATGAACAACCAGGCGATATGAACCAAGCTTTAATGGAAGTAGGAGCAACAGTTTCGACGCCGTCTGCTATGGAATGTCCAGCATGGCTTAAACCATTTTGTTATGCTTGTGCTCATAATGAACATGATAAATTTCCTGTGAAAACCAAAAAAGCTAAACCTAAGGATGTTTATTATTTGGCGGGCGTCATTGAAAATGCAAACCATGAGTATTTGGTCATTCAACGACCTGAAAACGGACTTTTAGCTAAAATGTGGCACTTTCCTTTAGAAGAAGTTGAAGCAAAGAAATATCAAGAACTAAAACAATTTTGGCAAAAAGAAGTTAGTAATCAGATATCTCTAGATTTAGTTGCTGAAGATGAAGACATAGCACCCAGTATTTTTAATGATTGGCCTATCGTCTGGCAAAAAAGACATTTTGGAGAAGTTACTCATGTGTTTAGTCATTTAAAATGGCATGTTCTCATTTTTTATGGACGTAGTAAGTCTGAATTTACACCTGAAAATGGACAGTGGCTAACAGAAGAGTCCTTTTCTTCTGTTGCTTTTCCCAAAATACAGCAAAAAATACGCCAACAATTCAATAAATCTCATAAAGTTGATGGAGATTTATAG
- a CDS encoding peptide chain release factor 3 has protein sequence MDKQTQKNEVDRRRTFAIISHPDAGKTTITEQLLLFGGAIRQAGTVKGKKTGNYAKSDWMEIEKQRGISVTSSVMQFDYEDKRVNILDTPGHEDFSEDTYRTLMAVDSAVMVIDSAKGIEAQTKKLFKVVKQRGIPIFTFINKMDRDGREPLELLEELEDLLDIESYPMNWPIGMGSGLEGIYDMHNQRVELSHPENYDGDRFLPLDQNGDIAGEHPLKQDSVYQQALENVELLQEAGDDFNLEKVEQGNQTPVFFGSALTNFGVQTFLEAFLEYAPAPHAHKTKDDDKVNPYEEEFSGFVFKIQANMNPAHRDRIAFLRICSGTFNRGMEVTLQRTGKKMRLSNVTQFMAESRENIQEAVAGDIIGIYDTGNYQVGDTLYEGNLKVAFEDLPAFTPELFMQVNAKNVMKQKSFYKGIRQLVQEGAIQLYKTYLTDEYIIGAVGQLQFEVFQYRMRNEYNSEVIMTPLGHKIARWIDPKDLDENMHSSRNILAKDRFDQPLFLFENEFAMRWFNEKYPNVELKSLL, from the coding sequence ATGGATAAACAAACACAAAAAAATGAAGTCGATCGTAGACGTACATTTGCGATTATTTCTCACCCTGACGCTGGGAAAACGACAATTACAGAGCAACTATTACTTTTTGGTGGAGCCATACGTCAAGCTGGCACGGTAAAAGGGAAAAAGACCGGAAACTACGCTAAGTCTGACTGGATGGAAATTGAAAAGCAACGTGGAATTTCAGTAACCAGTTCTGTAATGCAATTTGATTATGAAGATAAACGAGTAAATATATTAGATACACCTGGCCACGAAGATTTTTCTGAAGATACTTATCGTACGCTAATGGCAGTAGATAGTGCGGTTATGGTTATTGACAGCGCGAAAGGGATTGAAGCTCAAACCAAGAAACTATTTAAAGTTGTTAAACAAAGGGGAATCCCTATTTTTACTTTTATTAACAAGATGGACCGGGATGGCCGCGAACCGCTTGAATTACTAGAAGAATTAGAAGATTTATTAGATATTGAATCTTACCCTATGAATTGGCCGATTGGTATGGGAAGTGGTCTGGAAGGCATTTATGATATGCACAACCAGCGAGTAGAATTATCACATCCTGAAAATTATGATGGGGATCGTTTCTTACCTCTTGATCAAAATGGTGATATAGCTGGCGAGCATCCCTTAAAACAAGACAGTGTCTACCAACAAGCTTTGGAAAATGTAGAATTGCTGCAAGAAGCTGGCGATGATTTTAACCTAGAAAAAGTAGAGCAGGGGAATCAGACGCCTGTGTTTTTTGGTTCGGCGTTAACTAATTTTGGTGTACAAACATTTTTAGAAGCTTTTCTAGAATATGCGCCAGCGCCGCATGCGCATAAAACAAAAGATGACGATAAAGTAAATCCGTATGAAGAAGAATTTTCCGGCTTTGTCTTTAAAATACAAGCAAATATGAATCCAGCTCACCGTGATCGTATCGCTTTTTTACGAATTTGTTCTGGCACATTTAACCGGGGAATGGAAGTAACATTACAGCGGACTGGAAAGAAAATGAGACTAAGTAATGTTACGCAATTTATGGCTGAATCTCGTGAAAATATTCAAGAAGCCGTTGCTGGTGATATTATAGGTATTTATGATACAGGAAATTACCAAGTAGGAGACACCCTTTATGAAGGAAACCTTAAGGTAGCTTTTGAGGACCTACCAGCTTTTACGCCGGAATTATTTATGCAAGTAAATGCCAAAAATGTAATGAAACAAAAGTCCTTTTATAAAGGAATCCGTCAGCTAGTCCAAGAAGGGGCGATTCAATTATATAAGACCTATTTGACAGACGAATACATTATTGGGGCAGTAGGTCAGCTGCAATTTGAAGTTTTTCAATATCGTATGAGAAATGAATATAATTCTGAAGTAATTATGACACCTTTGGGACATAAGATTGCTCGTTGGATTGATCCTAAAGACTTAGATGAAAATATGCACTCTAGTCGAAATATTTTGGCTAAAGATCGTTTCGATCAACCACTATTTCTATTTGAAAATGAATTTGCAATGCGATGGTTTAATGAGAAATATCCAAATGTAGAATTGAAAAGTTTATTGTAA
- a CDS encoding DUF402 domain-containing protein: MRMPKEGEFVSIQSYKHDGNLHRTWRDTMVLKTSEQSLIGLNDHTLVTESDGRRWVTREPAIVYFHKKYWFNIVAMIREKGVSYYCNLASPFVLDEEALKYIDYDLDIKVFPDGEKRLLDVDEYELHSKLMQYPNDIDYILKENVKILVDWINNGKGPFSKGYVDIWYNRYKQLSHK; the protein is encoded by the coding sequence ATGAGAATGCCTAAAGAAGGCGAGTTTGTTAGCATTCAAAGTTACAAACATGATGGCAATTTGCATCGAACGTGGCGTGATACAATGGTATTGAAAACTAGCGAGCAGTCTCTGATTGGTCTAAATGACCACACTTTGGTCACTGAATCAGATGGCAGACGTTGGGTTACCCGCGAACCAGCTATTGTTTATTTTCATAAAAAGTATTGGTTTAATATAGTGGCAATGATTCGAGAAAAGGGGGTTTCCTATTATTGTAATCTAGCTTCTCCGTTTGTTTTAGACGAAGAAGCACTAAAATATATTGATTACGATTTGGATATTAAAGTTTTTCCTGATGGAGAGAAACGTTTGTTGGATGTAGATGAATATGAGTTGCATAGTAAACTGATGCAGTATCCGAACGATATTGATTATATCTTAAAAGAAAATGTCAAAATTTTAGTTGATTGGATCAATAATGGAAAAGGACCTTTTTCAAAAGGGTATGTCGATATTTGGTATAATCGCTACAAGCAATTGTCGCATAAATAA
- a CDS encoding DUF1827 family protein, giving the protein MKLVNVTNSHSRLVKQQLESTDAELVKVYTAGNISIVYTEAPQHNELLLVNKKRAIQQTEIDEIKERFLKRLSKNSYNENDITEIENDGIVEISIPKLIKNP; this is encoded by the coding sequence ATGAAGTTAGTCAATGTTACCAATAGTCACTCTAGACTAGTAAAACAACAACTAGAAAGTACAGATGCAGAACTGGTTAAAGTATATACTGCCGGCAATATCTCCATTGTATATACCGAAGCTCCCCAACATAACGAACTTTTATTAGTCAATAAAAAAAGGGCTATCCAACAAACTGAAATAGACGAAATTAAAGAGCGCTTTTTAAAAAGACTTTCCAAGAACTCTTATAACGAGAATGATATTACCGAGATTGAAAATGATGGCATCGTTGAAATTTCCATACCTAAGTTGATAAAAAATCCTTGA